The following are encoded in a window of Cryptococcus gattii WM276 chromosome M, complete sequence genomic DNA:
- a CDS encoding Cytochrome c oxidase biogenesis-related protein, putative (Similar to TIGR gene model, INSD accession AAW46814.1): protein MFTTSLRRAIQTSIRAELSNAPIASRPFSTASPAFTRPTPRPIRLPYFTPCTRSSFFFPSHTFKFPRSLSTAVPKEQVHSDIPKSLPYWLYGCSAVVFGIIVIGGLTRLTESGLSIVEWNPITGILPPITKEDWDAEWEKYKVSPEGIMMNANISRDEFKKIFYMEWGHRLAGRALGIGFVLPTVYYLARYKLPRPLPTKLLLIGLGIGFQGVLGWWMVKSGLDEQIITDNSVPRVSQYRLAAHYSAAVALYLGMLSTAIGIQRDMKLAKNPAIVSALNVPAVKKFRGIIHLSGMMVALTAVTGAFVAGLDAGLVYNEFPMMGDGLVPPKDELFDQRYARSGSDKIWRNMLENPVTAQFDHRVLATTTFTILCTLPFAARRLAFPAARRLAALTTAAAVTQVTLGISTLLYLVPIPLASMHQTGSVVLLTCIMALGGALRKPSKMIRYMRRV, encoded by the exons ATGTTCACCACATCTCTCAGGCGGGCTATCCAGACAAGCATAAGAGCCGAGCTCTCAAATGCCCCTATAGCTTCCCGCCCTTTCTCTACCGCTTCCCCTGCTTTCACTCGCCCAACCCCGCGTCCAATCCGACTTCCTTACTTTACTCCTTGCACTCGctcttcattcttcttcccctcaCACACGTTCAAATTCCCTCGATCATTATCGACTGCTGTACCCAAGGAGCAGGTTCACTCTGATATTCCTAAATCATTGCCATACTGGCTTTACGGCTGCTCAGCGGTCGTCTTCGGTATCATCGTGATCGGTGGTCTCACAAGATTGACCGAATCAGGTCTCAGTATTGTGGAATGGAACCCTATTACTGGCATATTACCACCTATAACTAAAGAGGACTGGGATGCGGAATGGGAAAAGTATAAAGTATCACCCGAGGGTATTATGATGAACGCAAACATATCCAGGGATGAGTTTAAAAAGATCTTTTACATGGAATGGGGTCATCGTCTTGCTGGGCGAGCTCTTGGCATTGG TTTCGTTCTTCCCACGGTCTATTATCTTGCGCGATACAAGCTTCCCCGTCCTCTGCCTACCAAGCTTCTCCTCATCGGTCTCGGTATTGGATTCCAAGGTGTTCTTGGCTGGTGGATGGTGAAATCTGGCCTCGACGAGCAAATTATTACCGACAACTCTGTTCCCCGTGTCTCCCAATACCGTCTGGCCGCGCACTATAGTGCTGCCGTCGCTCTTTATCTTGGTATGCTCTCAACTGCTATCGGTATTCAGCGTGACATGAAGCTCGCCAAAAACCCTGCTATCGTTTCTGCGCTCAACGTCCCCGCTGTTAAGAAGTTTAGAGGGATAATTCACCTTTCCGGTATGATGGTCGCCCTTACCGCTGTCACTGGTGCTTTCGTGGCTGGTCTTGATGCTGGTTTGGTCTATAACGAGTTCCCCATGATGGGCGATGGTTTGGTGCCCCCCAAGGATGAGCTGTTCGACCAGAGATATGCCAGGTCAGGGTCTGACAAGATTTGGAGAAATATGCTTGAGAACCCTGTTACCGCTCAGTTTGACCACCGTGTTTTG GCCACTACAACCTTTACAATCCTCTGTACTCTTCCATTCGCTGCTCGAAGATTAGCCTTCCCTGCGGCACGCCGCCTTGCTGCCCTCACAACCGCTGCCGCCGTCACTCAGGTCACCCTCGGTATCAGCACTCTTCTCTATCTTGTGCCCATCCCCCTCGCCTCTATGCACCAGACTGGCAGCGTGGTTCTCTTGACTTGTATTATGGCGTTGGGAGGAGCTTTGAGAAAGCCCAGTAAAATGATCAGATACATGCGTAGAGTGTAA
- a CDS encoding Hypothetical protein (Similar to TIGR gene model, INSD accession AAW46812.1; CNM00730), translating to MAFISNIERAYRVLADREVTRLEYSQLQKPSIEQAFYSVHNSLDHRRDNRYSNVLAYDRTAVTVDGEYLNANVVTDGKGGRWIAAQAPPPQAFNTFFKALYSGAATGRLPNNAILVQLTGWEESGIPKADPYMEHKMPDMGVHLSRREIIDRIASTLTEVALQGDRRVNLFHYQFDAWPDHGVPTGKAVQALGELVKEVDEKRRALDCEVWVHCSAGVGRTGTFIALSSLLSPDEPHVSSPIGPLPLEIAGDRIAKTVDTIRESRGMLVQTPSQFELLYRMQ from the exons ATGGCTTTTATCTCAAATATAGAGCGAGCATATAGAGTTCTCGCAGATAGAGAAGTCACCAGGCTAGAATATTCGCAGCTCCAAAAGCCTTCTATAGAGCAAGCTTTCTATTCGGTCCACAACTCTTTAGATCACAGACGCGACAATCGATATTCCAACGTCTTGGCCTATGACCGTACAGCCGTCACTGTGGATGGAGAGTACTTAAATGCCAATGTGGTGACAGACGGAAAAGGTGGACGGTGGATAGCAGCTCAG GCTCCCCCACCGCAAGCCTTCAATACCTTCTTCAAGGCTCTCTACTCGGGAGCTGCCACAGGGAGACTCCCCAATAATGCGATACTAGTCCAGCTCACAGGCTGGGAAGAGTCTGGAATACCCAAGGCAGATCCTTACAT GGAGCATAAGATGCCTGACATGGGCGTGCATCTTTCTCGGAGAGAGATCATTGATAGAATTGCGAGTACATTGACTGAGGTTGCGTTGCAAGGGGATAGGCGAGTGAATTTGTTCCACTACCAATTCGACGCCTGGCCGGACCATGGCGTGCCCACGGGAAAAGCTGTGCAAGCATTGGGGGAATTAGTAAAGGAAGTTGATGAGAAAAGGAGGGCTCTTGATTGTGAAGTCTGGGTCCACTG ctctgctggtgttGGGCGCACAGGAACATTCATTGCGCTTTCATCACTCCTTTCACCTGATGAGCCCCACGTATCGTCTCCCATAGGCCCGCTCCCTCTAGAAATTGCTGGCGATCGAATAGCCAAGACTGTAGACACCATTCGCGAAAGCCGAGGGATGCTTGTGCAAACTCCCAGTCAATTTGAGCTTCTGTACCGAATGCAGTAA
- a CDS encoding Lipid phosphoinositide phosphatase of the ER and Golgi, putative; Sac1p (Similar to TIGR gene model, INSD accession AAW46810.1; involved in protein trafficking and secretion), which yields MAQTTSLPPRFTVPPLPPHIYRRLTLIVHDDGVVLSPDNGQSVLIHWGVKGKVEPVDGDEQGELIIGGVLGIARLWDAAYLFVFLPRPGTPLFLPHDDDEPSHEHEVFSLGDIHAMPLTQEGAAFSLKRMLAIQVSRQPKTKTKWSLALPITGAGTTGLEEDHLSNSDASSDETPEADETPLPPKSRQWRKFMPKLRKKQDASATPEPPKRQELEEKIVRQIIREFGAGFFFSYDFDLTHTLQHKRQVVSQRTATGAALSDLIQKDNTLFPPSQSSAFQSPINSPLEEDFIEPDIQVPLWRRVDKRFFWNEWLMKDFIDLGLHSYVLPMMQGWVQSATFSIPIPSNPLQPDVSLGAVPVDLVVISRRSKDRAGLRYQRRGIDDNGHVANMVETEMIVRAKVEGKSSLFSFTQVRGSIPLRWSQSPYSMKPPPVLNEPVDKTYAVANLHFNDLTSRYGPITIINLSEQDGKEAVVTNGYQELVNSLERDDLKYIGFDFHAKCHGMKWENIVELVESLNLESMGYLWTLQGDVIREQEGAFRTNCIDCLDRTNVVQSAIARRVLNTMLMQLGLKISGPTVESIFNDIWANNGDTISLCYAHTSALKGDFVRTGKRDLSGMLHDGVSSLSRMFYGAISDFFAQAVISFLLGHRNLAVFSEFLETLTSEDASSVVRLDRVRNVAIETCSARVLSDGEERIGGWILLSPDPRSVKISSELEEKILLLTRSAIYVVTFNYSLEKVVQFTRIPLPSITSIQKGAYILSTLQEASRDPKENAGFLINFSPTDESTRYSTYSLRNKAAPTTPTKKPKSTTATPSTPTPSVEHAVVNPDVTEYYAFKALPGQSGDATCAETVSQIVEQIAEACKRDDLMIEKDVVSLTEAASSTSLLAKMDYAFKRALWL from the exons ATGGCTCAAACAACTTCCCTGCCTCCTAGGTTCACAGTACCGCCTCTTCCACCGCATATTTATCGCCGACTTACACTAATCGTTCATGATGATGGAGTCGTCCTCTCTCCAGACAACGGCCAGAGCGTTTTGATCCACTGGGGAGTCAAGGGCAAGGTGGAACCTGTTGATGGCGACGAGCAAGGAGAGTTAATAATTGGTGGAGTATTGGGTATAGCAAGGCTATGGGATG CGGCCTATCTGTTTGTCTTTTTACCCCGTCCCGGGACACCTTTGTTCCTTCCTCACGACGATGACGAGCCTTCACACGAACATGAGGTATTCTCCCTGGGTGATATACATGCAATGCCACTCACTCAAGAAGGTGCCGCTTTTTCTCTCAAGCGTATGCTAGCCATCCAAGTTTCCCGTCAACCCAAAACGAAAACAAAGTGGAGCTTGGCACTGCCCATAACAGGTGCTGGTACCACAGGCTTAGAGGAAGATCATCTGTCCAACTCTGACGCCTCATCTGACGAGACCCCTGAAGCCGATGAAACTCCTTTACCTCCCAAATCTCGGCAATGGAGAAAATTTATGCCAAAACTCCGAAAGAAGCAAGACGCATCGGCCACCCCTGAACCTCCAAAGAGGCAAGAGCTGGAAGAAAAGATTGTTCGCCAAATCATCAGGGAATTTGGGGCAggcttcttcttcagctaCGACTTTGATCTTACCCATACCCTGCAACACAAACGGCAAGTCGTCTCACAGCGAACAGCTACAGGCGCAGCTCTTAGCGATCTCATACAAAAGGACAATACTCTTTTTCCACCATCTCAATCCAGCGCCTTCCAGTCGCCTATTAATTCGCCCCTAGAAGAGGATTTTATTGAGCCAGACATCCAGGTACCCTTATGGAGAAGAGTCGATAAGCGTTTCTTTTGGAACGAATGGCTCATGAAAGATTTCATCGACCTCGGACTGCATTCATACGTCTTACCAATGATGCAAGGATGGGTCCAATCAGCGACTTTTAGTATACCTATCCCCTCCAATCCTTTACAGCCTGATGTTTCACTTGGGGCTGTACCTGTCGACCTTGTTGTTATATCGAGAAGGAGTAAAGATCGTGCTGGACTCAGGTATCAAAGAAGAGGAATCGATGATAACGGACATGTGGCAAACATGGTGGAGACCGAAATGATTGTCCGGGCGAAG GTTGAGGGAAAGTCCTCTCTATTTAGTTTCACTCAAGTCAGAGGATCAATCCCATTGCGCTGGTCTCAAAGTCCGTACTCAATGAAACCGCCCCCTGTGCTCAATGAGCCCGTCGACAAGACGTACGCCGTTGCCAACTTACATTTCAATGATTTGACCTCCCGCTACGGGCCCATT ACAATCATAAACTTGTCTGAGcaagatggaaaagaagcAGTTGTGACTAACGGCTACCAAGAGCTTGTCAACAGCCTCGAAAGAGATGATCTCAAATACATCGGATTCGATTTCCATGCGAAATGTCACGGGATGAAATGGGAGAACATCGTCGAGCTCGTTGAATCTCTCAACTTGGAGTCTATGGGTTATCTTTGGACTTTGCAAGGAGATGTGATTCGAGAGCAAGAGGGTGCTTTCAGGACTAA TTGTATTGACTGTCTTGATCGAACGAACGTCGTCCAGTCTGCAATCGCTCGTCGAGTCCTTAATACCATGCTCATGCAACTTGGCCTCAAGATCAGCGGTCCCACTGTGGAAAGCATTTTTAACGACATCTGGGCTAATAATGGTGACACTATCAGCCTTTGCTATGCACATACTTCGGCACTGAAAGGAGATTTCGTGAGGACAGGGAAGCGAGATCTTTCGGGCATG CTCCATGACGGTGTCAGCTCGCTCAGTAGAATGTTCTACGGCGCTATCTCCGATTTCTTCGCACAAGCCGTCATATCCTTCCTACTTGGTCACCGAAACTTGGCAGTCTTCAGCGAGTTTTTGGAGACCCTCACAAGCGAGGATGCCTCTAGTGTAGTGAGATTGGATAGGGTCAGGAACGTTGCTA TTGAAACTTGCTCCGCTAGGGTCTTGAGCGATGGCGAGGAGAGAATTGGTGGATGGATATTACTTTCGCCTGATCCAAGGAGCGTCAAAATAAGCTCCGAGttggaggagaagattCTACTCCTG ACACGAAGCGCCATCTATGTGGTCACCTTCAATTACTCTCTTGAAAAGGTCGTGCAGTTTACCCGCATCCCCTTACCATCCATCACATCTATTCAAAAGGGAGCATATATTTTATCAACCTTGCAAGAGGCAAGTCGGGATCCCAAGGAA AATGCCGGTTTCCTCATCAACTTCTCACCCACCGACGAGTCTACCCGCTACAGTACATACTCCCTTCGCAACAAGGCTGCTCCCACAACTCCAACTAAGAAACCAAAGTCAACGACCGCTACACCCTCAACACCCACACCTTCTGTCGAACATGCCGTCGTCAACCCTGATGTTACTGAATATTACGCATTCAAGGCTCTTCCAGGACAGTCAGGTGATGCGACTTGCGCGGAGACTGTGAGCCAAATAGTGGAGCAAATCGCCGAAGCGTGTAAAAGGGACGACTTAATGATCGAAAAGGACGTTGTTAG CCTTACGGAAGCCGCATCTTCGACGTCTTTGCTTGCAAAAATGGATTACGCGTTCAAGAGGGCATTGTGGTTGTAA
- a CDS encoding Carbon-Nitrogen bond hydrolase, putative (Similar to TIGR gene model, INSD accession AAW46909.1), which yields MPRIALAQTSPASAPSGPPALEKPHSTSPFPTLDQNLVDVVDFVERAAAEKAEVVVFPEYFLQGIVNEARQYLAFPSKYLLSFLRHLAKAHRVCLVGTIVHGSRDAGPAFPGSDPFSHIPLKSGPRPSKVTLQQLEWAKYLEQHPLSSEENSKPTLKNTAFFIDEEGVLQGEYVKQNLWHPEREYIVAGVEPRQVFETKWGKAGLLICWDMSHPSAAQELADLGVDIIFAPTYWMATDSEPLIHNHPHPTDYETSVVSAMCLTRAFETETVWIMCNAGGAAIEGFMGGSGVWAPLRGRVGRCGVEAGLQIVDVEMGVLKDARQTYKIREDWSKKQAT from the exons ATGCCGCGTATCGCTCTCGCCCAAACGAGTCCAGCCTCTGCCCCTTCTGGTCCTCCTGCTCTTGAGAAACCCCATTCCacctctccttttcccacCCTAGATCAAAACCTTGTGGATGTCGTCGACTTTGTCGAACGTGCTGCTGCCGAAAAGGCAGAAGTTGTCGTCTTCCCAGAGTACTTCTTGCAAGGCATCGTTAACGAAGCTCGGCAA TACCTCGCATTCCCTTCTAAATATTTGCTCTCCTTCCTGCGGCACTTGGCCAAGGCCCACAGGGTTTGCCTTGTGGGAACAATCGTCCATGGCTCTCGTGACGCTGGACCCGCCTTTCCCGGTTCGGACCCGTTCTCTCATATTCCCCTCAAGTCTGGTCCTAGACCTTCGAAGGTCACTCTTCAGCAGCTAGAGTGGGCTAAGTACCTGGAGCAGCATCCGCTTTCCTCCGAAGAAAACAGTAAACCGACACTGAAAAACACGGCTTTTTTCATTGACGAAGAGGGCGTTTTACAAGGCGAGTACGTGAAGCAGAATTTGTGGCATCCGGAGAG AGAGTACATTGTGGCTGGTGTAGAGCCTCGACAGGTATTCGAGACCAAATGGGGCAAGGCAGGGCTGTTGATCT GCTGGGACATGTCTCACCCTTCTGCTGCTCAAGAGCTTGCCGATTTGGGGGTAGACATCATCTTTGCTCCGACGTACTGGATGGCTACCGACAGTGAACC GTTGATCCATAACCACCCGCACCCGACCGATTATGAGACTAGCGTTGTCTCTGCTATGTGCCTTACCCGAGCATTTGAAACCGAAACTGTCTGGATCATGTGCAACGCCGGTGGAGCTGCCATTGAAGGCTTCATGGGAGGAAGTGGGGTATGGGCCCCACTGAGGGGAAGGGTAGGTAGATGCGGTGTCGAGGCCGGTCTACAGATTGTTGACGTGGAAATGGGCGTCCTCAAG GACGCCAGGCAGACGTATAAGATCAGGGAGGATTGGAGCAAGAAGCAAGCCACATAA
- a CDS encoding Hypothetical protein (Similar to SGTC gene model, INSD accession EAL17500.1; CNBM0670), translating to MRGRKLQNPVPVSFPGNTNGRGFDEKQWEACRDILSRVYGAKAGSRRLSNIFQELPDRREFPDYYKAIPEPECLDHIAAQLASQAYPNPETFFKQLHLVFLNAKHYNEESSTVHSDAIRLEQQIFQDWSAKAEAQVFSHKNPYHNSQVKPGRKRARGSSALPTKSATPGPLTEVQRLSPIVEPIPIPTLAKVPSALPIPSSIPTPTPASLNRPSLSRPTHQNLPTASPSVTLTLNQAYSTGQSTTLSDRTRMTPRDADQAIIAARDATLPKWEGPKEVLPGNPAPGGIPGSGWFGEGTADYERNIGGPEQWSQKIREILRAVEGYRDYSGQRLAEVLDILPEVVDIPYLSFNHPLSFARINAIADASRYPSLRDFDMDMVRLFEKARRWFHDGSEEYGRVLVLQRLYNALTSIYPLQLPPSGIPEPSSIAFASIPAGPGNARSMHEATQELRAGAAEEQVGYGITTFRVGTKDRVFTEEARHKGMAYRLGDYVHVMNPDDPTRPIIGQIFKTFVPTKGKQTHHASICWYYRPEQTVHTPDQMFYEHEVFKTGQFCDHPVEDIMERISVQFYVKYIRGRPREGEFYPGWPVYVCNSRFNHRDYNIVRIKNWNSCIPEELRQTDFMSIIPFERVIEARMVPSPLSQGVQGPGFFGEPKKILGGSAAQDDDDDDDEDKGRRRGRSSVHSAAHTPAPQNQPRAQPPAAVYRASPAVAPPPQPQAAPVVVPAPQLPIAQPVLVQQPVRTFAALMGGQQALDQVAHRETLPAETARLFPTDARGQVLWFSGPPLAPGAIQIPQQPVHSVEYLQYLTKRKRGEEWTPKKTKRRSVAGLFGTQNAESTDEDISNLWWAEGKSSEEVIDSLKDIIEDRS from the exons ATGCGTGGCCGGAAGCTGCAGAACCCAGTACCGGTGTCGTTCCCGGGCAATACGAATGGGAGAGGTTTCGACGAGAAGCAATGGGAAGCTTGCAGAGATATTCTGAGCAGAGTCTATGGAGCTAAAGCAGGAAG CCGTAGGCTTTCCAATATATTCCAAGAGCTTCCAGACAGGAGAGAATTTCCAGATTATTATAAAGCTATACCGGAGCCTGAGTGTTTAGACCATATTGCT GCTCAACTCGCGTCTCAAGCGTATCCAAATCCCGAAACATTCTTCAAGCAACTCCATCTTGTCTTTCTTAACGCAAAACATT ATAACGAGGAGAGCTCCACCGTCCACAGCGACGCCATCCGACTTGAGCAGCAGATCTTTCAGGACTGGTCAGCAAAAGCAGAAGCGCAGGTATTTTCCCACAAGAATCCATATCACAACAGTCAAGTCAAACCAGGAAGGAAGCGTGCTCGAGGCTCCTCAGCTCTCCCGACAAAATCCGCAACGCCAGGCCCATTAACGGAGGTGCAACGTCTTAGCCCTATTGTCGAGCCCATTCCTATCCCGACCCTTGCAAAAGTCCCATCCGCTCTTCCTATCCCATCGTCCATTCCAACACCTACACCTGCGTCCCTCAACAGACCGTCACTTTCCCGCCCAACTCATCAAAATCTCCCAACAGCATCTCCTAGCGTTACCCTAACTCTCAATCAAGCCTACTCGACTGGCCAGTCAACCACCCTGTCAGATCGAACGAGGATGACACCGCGAGATGCTGATCAGGCCATCATCGCCGCTAGAGACGCGACATTGCCAAAGTGGGAGGGGCCCAAAGAGGTATTACCTGGAAATCCGGCACCAGGCGGCATCCCAGGGAGCGGATGGTTTGGTGAAGGCACAGCCGATTATGAAAGAAACATTGGTGGGCCTGAGCAGTGGTCGCAAAAGATAAGAGAGATTTTGAGGGCAGTGGAAGGTTATAGAGATTATAG TGGCCAAAGACTTGCTGAGGTCCTTGACATTTTGCCCGAGGTGGTAGATATCCCGTACCTCTCATTTAAT CATCCCCTTTCCTTTGCACGGATCAATGCCATCGCAGACGCATCACGGTATCCGAGCTTGCGAGATTTTGACATGGACATGGTGCGACTTTTTGAAAAGGCCAGACGATGGTTCCATGACGGATCAGAAGAGTACGGTCGAGTGCTCGTGCTGCAAAGACTTTACAATGCCCTTACTTCCATCTATCCTCTTCAACTTCCCCCTTCTGGAATCCCAGAACCTTCTTCAATAGCTTTTGCTTCCATTCCTGCTGGTCCAGGAAACGCTCGTTCAATGCACGAGGCGACACAAGAACTCAGGGCTGGGGCAGCAGAGGAACAAGTCGGATATGGCATTACCACTTTCAGAGTTGGCACCAAAGATAGAGTGTTCACAGAGGAGGCGAGGCATAAAGGGATGGCGTACAGACTTG GTGACTACGTTCATGTGATGAATCCAGATGACCCTACAAGACCAATCATCGGCCAGATCTTCAAGACTTTTGTTCCTACAAAGGGGAAGCAAACACATCATGCTTCAATTTGCTGGTATTACCGACCTGAACAA ACCGTCCATACTCCCGACCAAATGTTCTACGAACACGAGGTGTTCAAGACCGGACAGTTCTGTGACCATCCTGTTGAGGACATAATGGAAAGAATTTCAGTTCAATTCTACGTCAAGTACATTCGTGGGCGGCCCAGAGAAGGAGAATTCTATCCGGGATGGCCTGTTT ATGTCTGTAATTCACGTTTCAACCATCGAGATTACAACATAGTTAGAATCAAAAACTGGAATAGCTGTATCCCTGAA GAACTCCGACAAACTGACTTCATGTCAATCATCCCATTTGAGCGTGTCATAGAAGCTCGCATGGTACCTTCACCATTATCGCAAGGAGTTCAGGGTCCGGGATTCTTCGGCGAACCAAAGAAGATACTTGGCGGTAGTGCCGCGcaggatgatgacgatgatgacgatgaagacaagggaaggagaaggggaaggtCCTCTGTACATTCTGCCGCTCATACACCTGCGCCTCAAAACCAGCCACGAGCGCAGCCCCCTGCCGCTGTGTATCGTGCTTCGCCGGCTGTCGCGCCGCCTCCTCAACCTCAGGCAGCTCCAGTAGTAGTACCAGCACCGCAGTTGCCTATAGCACAGCCTGTTCTGGTGCAACAACCTGTCAGGACGTTCGCAGCTCTCATGGGTGGACAGCAGGCTCTGGACCAGGTCGCCCATCGAGAGACGCTTCCCGCAGAAACAG CCCGCCTCTTCCCTACTGATGCCCGCGGGCAAGTACTGTGGTTCTCTGGACCACCATTGGCTCCTGGCGCCATCCAGATCCCTCAACAACCTGTCCATTCCGTCGAGTACCTCCAGTATCTGACCAAACGAAAGAGAGGCGAGGAGTGGACTCCAAAAAAGACAAAACGAAGGTCAGTTGCGGGATTATTTGGTACTCAAAATGCGGAAAGCACAGACGAGGACATCAGCAACCTTTGGTGGGCAGAAGGGAAGTCGAGTGAAGAGGTGATTGATAGTCTCAAAGACATCATCGAGGACAGGTCATAA